A part of Onthophagus taurus isolate NC chromosome 7, IU_Otau_3.0, whole genome shotgun sequence genomic DNA contains:
- the LOC111423663 gene encoding zinc finger protein PLAG1-like: MGTPGDKDNVCKVESNDEKESSEEKKEIEKVTMTVLTNLPEYSLTSFAVGLEQAHVEDFYPQIKYYETSSAESKVAEPSKTFPNLDEPGPSGLQTPKTRSSSKVNLKRKKVTSNPKKSFSCQHCQKTFQNPASLAKHQQIHGGSSPFKCEHCKKSFSSRFKLVRHVLIHSDRKQFSCTVCERTFHRKDHLKNHIKVHSPSKKIYVCDKTGCKKEYTSLLNYKKHLALHGAEEGNLNCLICSQKFETKDEILYHLKIHAGSRTVKSPNEKKFTCEYCDRRFFTRKDVRRHLVVHTGMRDFLCQFCPQRFGRKDHLVRHIKKSHSRNCPVENTEDSANRDIVIKFEIDEPKSPEDEVLHTFLGADSDPVSFLPQQSVEEVLGDLNIAGTAEPSFMVEDSVIGIPDILSLPNEESRENMPLPAFSKTFQSPPQQ, encoded by the coding sequence ATGGGAACACCAGGCGATAAGGATAATGTGTGTAAGGTAGAATCAAACGATGAAAAAGAAAGTTCCGAAGAAAAAAAGGAGATTGAAAAAGTCACCATGACAGTTTTAACAAATCTACCAGAATATTCCTTAACGTCGTTTGCTGTAGGTTTGGAGCAGGCTCACGTGGAGGATTTTTATCCTCAAATAAAGTACTACGAAACAAGTAGTGCCGAATCGAAAGTTGCAGAGCCTTCAAAAACATTCCCAAATTTGGACGAACCTGGCCCGTCTGGTTTACAAACACCGAAGACGCGTTCCAGTTCGAAGGTAAATTTGAAACGAAAAAAGGTGACGTCGAATCCAAAAAAGTCTTTCTCCTGCCAACACTGCCAGAAGACGTTTCAAAATCCGGCGAGTCTTGCGAAACATCAACAGATTCACGGTGGTTCGTCGCCGTTTAAATGCGAACATTGCAAGAAAAGTTTTTCGTCGCGATTCAAATTAGTACGGCACGTTCTTATTCATTCCGATCGAAAGCAGTTTAGTTGTACGGTTTGTGAACGAACGTTTCATCGAAaagatcatttaaaaaaccatATCAAAGTGCACAGTCctagtaaaaaaatttacgttTGCGATAAAACCGGTTGTAAAAAAGAATACACATCTTtgttgaattataaaaaacatttagcGTTGCACGGAGCTGAAGAAggaaatttgaattgtttaatttgttcGCAAAAGTTCGAAACgaaagatgaaattttgtatcatttaaaaatacacGCAGGATCACGAACCGTGAAAAGTCcgaacgaaaaaaaatttacttgcGAGTATTGCGACCGACGATTTTTTACGCGAAAAGATGTCCGTAGACATCTTGTAGTTCATACTGGAATGAGGGATTTTTTGTGCCAATTTTGTCCGCAACGTTTCGGTAGAAAAGACCATCTCGTTCGTCACATTAAAAAATCTCACTCGAGAAATTGTCCGGTTGAAAATACAGAAGACTCTGCGAATCGAGACATTGTTATAAAATTCGAAATTGATGAGCCCAAATCCCCCGAAGACGAGGTACTTCATACATTTCTTGGAGCCGATTCTGATCCGGTTTCATTTTTACCACAACAATCCGTTGAAGAAGTTTTAGGGGATTTGAACATCGCCGGAACCGCTGAACCTTCTTTTATGGTAGAAGATAGTGTTATTGGGATACCGGATATATTATCTTTACCTAACGAAGAATCCAGGGAAAATATGCCTTTACCAGCGTTTAGTAAGACATTTCAGTCACCTCCACAAcaatga